A portion of the Punica granatum isolate Tunisia-2019 chromosome 7, ASM765513v2, whole genome shotgun sequence genome contains these proteins:
- the LOC116214111 gene encoding truncated transcription factor CAULIFLOWER A-like isoform X2 — translation MGRGRVQLKRIENKINRQVTFSKRRVGLLKKAHEISILCDAEVALIIFSTKGKLFEYSSDSCMERILERYERYSYAERQILGSNGSNETHDWHLEHAKLKARVEVLQRNQRHYKGEDLDSLSLKDLQSLEHQLDSGLKHIRTRKNQLMHESISELQRKVKEKERKEKEMAESQVASLDRQHNEHSVNSAVVVLPPASNPLSSFSPCQERLDGRLDGGKSAQLNRAASLLPPWMLREDLN, via the exons ATGGGGAGGGGAAGGGTGCAATTGAAGAGGATAGAGAACAAGATCAACCGGCAGGTCACGTTCTCGAAGCGGCGTGTCGGGCTGCTCAAAAAGGCCCACGAGATCTCCATCCTCTGCGACGCCGAGGTCGCCCTCATCATCTTCTCCACCAAGGGCAAGCTCTTCGAGTACTCCTCCGATTCCTG CATGGAAAGAATCCTCGAGCGATATGAGAGATACTCATATGCGGAAAGGCAGATTCTTGGAAGCAATGGTAGTAATGAAACGCAT GACTGGCATTTAGAGCATGCAAAGCTCAAAGCAAGAGTGGAGGTTTTACAAAGAAACCAAAG GCATTATAAAGGGGAAGATCTCGATTCTCTGAGCCTCAAGGACCTTCAGAGTTTGGAGCATCAACTTGATTCAGGTCTCAAGCATATAAGGACTAGAAAG AATCAACTGATGCATGAATCAATATCTGAGCTTCAGCGCAAG GTGAAGGAGAAGGAacggaaggagaaggagatggCAGAGTCTCAGGTGGCTTCTTTGGATCGACAGCATAACGAGCACTCCGTAAACTCGGCCGTAGTTGTCCTGCCCCCTGCATCGAATCCTCTCAGCAGCTTCAG TCCTTGTCAAGAAAGACTAGATGGACGTTTGGATGGAGGAAAGTCGGCCCAGCTGAACCGAGCCGCTTCTCTTCTTCCCCCATGGATGCTTCGGGAAGATCTAAACTGA
- the LOC116215039 gene encoding uncharacterized protein LOC116215039 — MGRGHIAIPRFGIRLRSPPPRVNHISSMVKTATPEGKNISYPLGDEAEDGGPAYSGNRVMVVVDSSLDSEGALEWALTHTVQSHQDCIVLLHVIKPFDKDGAEHSGKFNLRAHEVLHSMRNMCRSRRPSVKVEVATVEGEKKGQVIVEEAKRQRVSLLVLGQRRRPAMWQLVRRLWTRKRQRRLGMVEYCIQNASCMAIAMRRKSRKLGGYLITTKRHKNFWLLA, encoded by the exons ATGGGACGAGGTCACATAGCGATCCCGAGATTCGGCATCCGCCTCCGGTCGCCGCCACCGAGAGTGAACCACATCTCCTCCATGGTGAAGACTGCCACCCCCGAAGGCAAGAACATAAGTTATCCCCTCGGAGATGAGGCCGAGGATGGCGGTCCTGCCTATTCCGGGAACAGggtgatggtggtggtggacTCGAGCCTCGACTCCGAGGGGGCTCTCGAGTGGGCCCTGACTCACACGGTCCAGAGCCACCAGGACTGCATTGTTCTGCTTCATGTCATCAAGCCGTTCGATAAAG ATGGGGCAGAGCATAGTGGAAAGTTCAATCTCAGGGCTCATGAAGTTCTGCATTCGATGAGAAATATGTGCAGATCGAGGAGACCTTCG GTGAAGGTGGAGGTGGCAACGGTGGAGGGGGAGAAGAAGGGGCAGGTGATAGTCGAAGAGGCCAAGAGGCAGAGGGTGTCCCTGCTGGTCCTGGGCCAAAGGCGGCGGCCCGCAATGTGGCAGCTGGTGCGGCGGTTGTGGACGAGAAAGAGGCAGCGCCGCCTCGGGATGGTGGAGTACTGCATACAGAACGCTAGCTGCATGGCCATTGCGATGAGGAGGAAGAGTAGGAAGCTCGGCGGGTATTTGATCACCACGAAGCGCCACAAGAACTTCTGGCTCTTagcttaa
- the LOC116214111 gene encoding truncated transcription factor CAULIFLOWER A-like isoform X1, whose protein sequence is MGRGRVQLKRIENKINRQVTFSKRRVGLLKKAHEISILCDAEVALIIFSTKGKLFEYSSDSCMERILERYERYSYAERQILGSNGSNETHDWHLEHAKLKARVEVLQRNQRHYKGEDLDSLSLKDLQSLEHQLDSGLKHIRTRKNQLMHESISELQRKDKALQEQNNVLLKRVKEKERKEKEMAESQVASLDRQHNEHSVNSAVVVLPPASNPLSSFSPCQERLDGRLDGGKSAQLNRAASLLPPWMLREDLN, encoded by the exons ATGGGGAGGGGAAGGGTGCAATTGAAGAGGATAGAGAACAAGATCAACCGGCAGGTCACGTTCTCGAAGCGGCGTGTCGGGCTGCTCAAAAAGGCCCACGAGATCTCCATCCTCTGCGACGCCGAGGTCGCCCTCATCATCTTCTCCACCAAGGGCAAGCTCTTCGAGTACTCCTCCGATTCCTG CATGGAAAGAATCCTCGAGCGATATGAGAGATACTCATATGCGGAAAGGCAGATTCTTGGAAGCAATGGTAGTAATGAAACGCAT GACTGGCATTTAGAGCATGCAAAGCTCAAAGCAAGAGTGGAGGTTTTACAAAGAAACCAAAG GCATTATAAAGGGGAAGATCTCGATTCTCTGAGCCTCAAGGACCTTCAGAGTTTGGAGCATCAACTTGATTCAGGTCTCAAGCATATAAGGACTAGAAAG AATCAACTGATGCATGAATCAATATCTGAGCTTCAGCGCAAG GACAAGGCATTGCAAGAGCAAAACAACGTGCTTCTTAAGAGG GTGAAGGAGAAGGAacggaaggagaaggagatggCAGAGTCTCAGGTGGCTTCTTTGGATCGACAGCATAACGAGCACTCCGTAAACTCGGCCGTAGTTGTCCTGCCCCCTGCATCGAATCCTCTCAGCAGCTTCAG TCCTTGTCAAGAAAGACTAGATGGACGTTTGGATGGAGGAAAGTCGGCCCAGCTGAACCGAGCCGCTTCTCTTCTTCCCCCATGGATGCTTCGGGAAGATCTAAACTGA